From Pseudarthrobacter equi, a single genomic window includes:
- a CDS encoding ABC transporter ATP-binding protein — MSPRKKDPAKTEQDAVATVQGTGSSAETAVVEDDDFYEEEFTPSEADGDMFGGMPAKKAQHFWPSAKRLMGLLKPETLGICVVVAMVVVAVVLNVIAPKILGQAMDVIFGGVVGKQLPAGVSKDQFVEGLRQQGQDNFADMVSRMELVPGTGIDFNKLTMLIAMVLLMYFVSNIFLWLQGYVLNRIVMKVIRKLRDDTEKKLNRLPLNYFDTRQRGDVLSRVTNDVDNIQQALQQAFAQLINSLLTVVGIVIMMFIVSWQLALIALVALPLSGVAAGLIGVRSQKLFAAQWKNTGTLNGQIEESFSGHDLVRVFGREADMLERFDERNEALYKASFGAQFVSGIIFPVMQFVSYLSYVGIAVVGGLRVASGSMSLGDATAFIQYSREFTQPLGQMAGMANMLQSGVASAERVFEFLDADEQDPETATEHLPARTDGHVEFRDVTFSYTEDRQLIENLSFTAEPGNTVAIVGPTGAGKTTLVNLVMRFYELNSGSITLDGVDVTHLSRSELRSKVGMVLQDAWLFGGSIYDNIRYGNLDATEEQVMAAAKATFVDRFVRALPEGYSTVIDEEGNNVSAGEKQLITIARAFVANPSLLILDEATSSVDTRTELLVQKAMAALRSDRTSFVIAHRLSTIRDADTILVMENGRIVEQGNHKVLLAAGGAYYRLYMSQFAGADAGDVPVDDSTAVHS, encoded by the coding sequence ATGAGCCCCCGCAAGAAAGACCCCGCGAAGACTGAGCAAGACGCCGTGGCAACAGTGCAGGGCACCGGCAGCTCCGCTGAAACCGCAGTGGTGGAGGACGACGACTTCTACGAGGAGGAGTTCACGCCCTCCGAAGCCGACGGCGACATGTTCGGCGGCATGCCCGCCAAGAAGGCCCAGCATTTCTGGCCGTCGGCCAAGCGGCTGATGGGCCTGCTGAAGCCCGAAACCCTGGGCATCTGCGTGGTGGTGGCCATGGTGGTGGTGGCCGTGGTGCTGAACGTTATTGCGCCGAAAATCCTCGGCCAGGCCATGGACGTTATTTTCGGTGGTGTCGTGGGCAAGCAACTGCCGGCCGGCGTGAGTAAGGACCAGTTCGTGGAGGGACTGCGCCAACAGGGCCAGGACAACTTCGCGGACATGGTCTCCCGGATGGAACTGGTGCCCGGCACCGGCATCGACTTCAACAAACTGACCATGCTCATCGCCATGGTCCTGCTGATGTACTTTGTGTCCAATATCTTCCTGTGGCTGCAGGGCTACGTCCTGAACCGCATCGTCATGAAGGTGATCCGCAAGCTCCGGGACGACACCGAAAAGAAGCTCAACCGCCTCCCGCTGAACTACTTCGACACCCGCCAGCGCGGCGACGTGCTGTCCAGGGTGACCAACGACGTCGACAACATCCAGCAGGCGCTCCAGCAGGCCTTCGCGCAGCTGATCAACTCGCTGCTGACAGTGGTGGGCATCGTGATCATGATGTTCATCGTCTCCTGGCAGCTGGCCCTGATCGCCCTGGTGGCCCTGCCGCTCTCGGGCGTCGCAGCGGGCCTCATCGGCGTGCGGAGCCAGAAGCTCTTCGCGGCGCAGTGGAAGAACACCGGCACGCTGAACGGGCAGATCGAGGAATCCTTCTCGGGCCACGACCTCGTCCGGGTCTTCGGCCGCGAAGCGGACATGCTCGAACGGTTCGACGAGCGCAACGAAGCCCTGTACAAGGCCAGCTTCGGCGCACAGTTCGTCTCCGGCATCATCTTCCCGGTGATGCAGTTCGTGTCCTACCTCAGCTACGTGGGCATCGCCGTGGTGGGCGGCCTGCGCGTCGCCTCCGGCTCCATGTCGCTCGGTGACGCCACGGCCTTCATCCAGTACTCCCGCGAATTCACCCAGCCGCTGGGCCAGATGGCGGGCATGGCCAACATGCTTCAGTCAGGTGTTGCCTCAGCAGAGCGGGTGTTCGAGTTCCTCGACGCCGACGAACAGGACCCTGAGACCGCTACGGAGCACCTGCCGGCCAGGACCGACGGCCACGTGGAATTCCGGGACGTCACCTTCAGCTACACCGAGGACCGGCAGCTCATCGAAAACCTGTCCTTCACCGCGGAGCCGGGGAACACCGTGGCCATCGTGGGGCCCACCGGCGCCGGAAAGACCACCCTGGTGAACCTGGTAATGCGTTTCTACGAGCTCAACTCCGGTTCCATCACCCTGGACGGCGTGGACGTGACGCACCTCAGCCGGTCCGAACTCCGCTCCAAGGTGGGCATGGTGCTGCAGGACGCGTGGCTGTTCGGCGGGTCCATTTACGACAACATCCGTTACGGCAACCTCGACGCCACCGAAGAGCAGGTCATGGCAGCCGCCAAGGCCACGTTCGTGGACCGCTTCGTCCGCGCCCTGCCCGAGGGCTACAGCACGGTGATCGACGAGGAAGGCAACAACGTCAGTGCCGGCGAGAAGCAGCTGATCACCATTGCCCGGGCATTCGTGGCCAACCCGTCGCTGCTGATCCTCGACGAAGCAACCAGTTCGGTGGATACCCGTACCGAGCTGCTGGTGCAGAAGGCCATGGCCGCACTGCGGTCGGACCGCACCAGCTTCGTGATTGCCCACCGGCTCTCCACCATCCGCGACGCCGACACCATCCTGGTCATGGAGAACGGCAGGATCGTGGAGCAGGGCAACCACAAGGTCCTGCTTGCGGCCGGAGGCGCCTACTACCGCCTGTACATGTCCCAGTTCGCTGGAGCCGACGCCGGTGACGTGCCGGTGGATGATTCGACGGCGGTGCACAGCTGA
- a CDS encoding acyl-CoA thioesterase, with protein MRWGDMDAYGHINNVQIVRMLEEARIGAFGPPRGAGLPGVEPQVSLFNDVPDGIMALVVDHKIRYVRTLEYRNVPAVVQVWIGAVKGASFDIHYLVQDPVTGEDCVRASSHLAFVDEATGRVQRLTPEQKERLAPYRH; from the coding sequence ATGCGCTGGGGCGACATGGACGCCTACGGACACATCAACAACGTGCAGATCGTCCGCATGCTTGAGGAAGCCAGGATCGGTGCCTTCGGACCGCCCCGGGGAGCGGGCCTGCCCGGCGTTGAGCCGCAGGTCTCGCTGTTCAACGATGTCCCGGACGGCATCATGGCGCTGGTGGTGGACCACAAGATCCGCTACGTCAGAACCCTGGAATACCGCAACGTCCCGGCCGTGGTGCAGGTGTGGATCGGTGCCGTGAAGGGCGCCAGCTTCGACATCCATTACCTGGTCCAGGATCCCGTCACAGGGGAGGATTGCGTCAGGGCGAGCAGCCACCTTGCTTTCGTGGACGAGGCCACCGGCCGGGTGCAGCGGCTCACGCCGGAACAGAAGGAACGCCTGGCGCCGTACAGGCACTAA
- a CDS encoding McrB family protein: MTPATIAAMTRALGISKEIEDAAWFVLSPGLQGKPSALDGRTLTWTSEAAAELLDRLERGTPDPKAPMMTNLRQNLDGASREAKQLAAELLFLQSLPLAHEVKSLKVKRARVAEAASWLEPPLELPEELYQGMTDHGVIRDRTAEFNWTIWDHLRWLCRFVQHVDQQPPTTITAALLDPLKFHALAAGTPADQPAIRRSIEFLAWPSYFEPVVADVERQEIRDAFASLVGGAKGDSEEDITADIHRIRLHLDEQAGQRIDWYARQLVSQWRKVGDPGRRAWLLRTHHDNAELLTAWQGEEKVTLDVEHLRLLEPGVTAGLVQHAVDEDYKHLGYVEREDTKTAVFAFLTVMKPGDLVLYQHAGTVRLGGVLGEPEYNDDNRRLRRKVRWFDEGHATASLPRHVQRQLATPGIVVDATRVVQALQALLPAEAETEPDGETEAAAVVEPVQEGFRPLTPEFAESLHMDLEPLQEIADLLEENRQLVLYGPPGTGKTYLAKHLAAELADDTTDERVKLVQFHPSYAYEDFFEGYRPDKTDEGQVSFKLVAGPLRRLAEEAAKPGNEKKPYFLIIDEMNRANLAKVFGELYFLLEYRDDRIYLQYSPNEPFTLPDNLYIIGTMNTADRSIAMMDAAIRRRFSFIELHPQTEPVKGSLLRFLEARGLDTTPALLLDVLNGAIDEWDRDLMIGPSYFMKPAAQTPAGLRRIWKYELMPLLEEHYHGQLTRAQLEERFGLEQLLGRLALR; encoded by the coding sequence ATGACCCCCGCCACCATTGCTGCCATGACCCGCGCCCTCGGCATCTCCAAGGAGATCGAGGACGCGGCATGGTTTGTTTTGAGCCCGGGGCTGCAGGGCAAACCATCGGCCCTGGACGGGCGGACACTGACCTGGACCTCCGAGGCCGCCGCGGAACTGCTGGACCGCCTGGAACGGGGCACGCCGGATCCCAAAGCGCCCATGATGACCAACCTCCGGCAGAACCTCGACGGCGCCTCCCGCGAAGCCAAGCAGCTGGCCGCCGAGCTTTTGTTCCTGCAGTCCCTGCCGCTGGCGCATGAAGTGAAGTCGCTCAAGGTCAAGCGGGCCCGCGTGGCCGAGGCCGCCTCCTGGCTCGAACCGCCACTGGAACTGCCTGAAGAGCTCTACCAGGGCATGACGGACCACGGCGTGATCCGGGACCGAACGGCCGAGTTCAACTGGACCATCTGGGACCACCTCCGGTGGCTGTGCCGGTTCGTGCAGCATGTGGACCAGCAACCGCCCACCACCATCACCGCGGCACTGCTTGACCCGCTGAAGTTCCACGCCCTGGCAGCCGGCACCCCGGCGGACCAGCCTGCCATCCGCCGCAGCATCGAGTTCCTGGCGTGGCCCAGCTACTTTGAACCCGTGGTGGCGGACGTGGAGCGGCAGGAAATCCGGGACGCCTTCGCCTCGCTGGTGGGTGGCGCCAAGGGGGATTCCGAAGAAGACATCACCGCCGACATCCACCGGATCCGCCTGCACCTTGATGAGCAGGCCGGCCAGCGCATCGACTGGTACGCCCGCCAGCTGGTGAGCCAGTGGCGCAAGGTGGGCGACCCCGGCCGCCGCGCATGGCTGCTCCGGACCCACCACGACAACGCTGAGTTGCTCACCGCCTGGCAGGGCGAGGAAAAGGTGACGCTCGACGTCGAACACCTCCGCCTCCTGGAGCCCGGCGTCACCGCCGGGCTGGTCCAGCATGCCGTGGACGAGGACTACAAGCACCTTGGCTACGTGGAGCGCGAGGACACCAAGACCGCCGTCTTTGCCTTCCTCACCGTCATGAAACCCGGCGACCTGGTCCTGTACCAGCACGCCGGCACGGTCCGGCTGGGCGGCGTGCTGGGCGAACCCGAGTACAACGATGACAACCGCCGGCTGCGACGGAAGGTGCGCTGGTTCGACGAAGGCCACGCCACCGCCAGCCTGCCCCGGCACGTCCAGCGGCAGCTGGCCACCCCCGGCATCGTGGTGGACGCAACCCGCGTGGTGCAGGCGCTCCAGGCACTCCTGCCGGCCGAAGCCGAGACCGAGCCCGACGGCGAAACGGAAGCCGCCGCCGTCGTGGAACCTGTCCAGGAGGGCTTCCGGCCGCTGACGCCGGAGTTCGCGGAGTCCCTGCACATGGACCTCGAGCCCCTGCAGGAGATCGCGGACCTGCTGGAGGAGAACCGCCAGCTGGTCCTGTACGGCCCGCCTGGCACCGGCAAGACCTACCTGGCCAAGCACCTGGCAGCGGAGTTGGCGGACGACACCACTGACGAACGCGTCAAGCTGGTCCAGTTCCACCCCTCCTACGCCTACGAGGACTTCTTCGAGGGGTACCGGCCGGACAAGACGGACGAAGGCCAGGTCTCCTTCAAGCTTGTTGCCGGCCCGCTGCGCCGCCTCGCCGAGGAAGCCGCCAAGCCCGGCAACGAGAAGAAGCCGTACTTCCTGATCATCGACGAGATGAACCGCGCCAACCTGGCCAAGGTCTTCGGCGAGCTGTACTTCCTGCTCGAATACCGAGACGACCGGATCTACCTGCAGTACAGCCCCAACGAGCCGTTCACGCTGCCGGACAACCTGTACATCATCGGCACCATGAACACTGCGGACCGGTCCATCGCCATGATGGATGCCGCCATCCGCCGGCGCTTCTCGTTCATCGAGCTGCATCCGCAAACCGAACCGGTTAAGGGTTCGCTGCTCCGCTTCCTGGAGGCCCGCGGGCTGGACACCACGCCGGCGCTGCTGCTGGACGTTCTCAACGGCGCCATCGACGAATGGGACCGGGACCTGATGATCGGCCCGTCCTACTTCATGAAGCCCGCGGCGCAGACACCGGCCGGGCTGCGGCGGATCTGGAAGTACGAACTCATGCCGCTGCTGGAGGAGCATTATCACGGCCAGCTGACCCGCGCGCAGCTGGAGGAACGGTTCGGGCTGGAGCAACTGCTGGGACGCCTTGCGCTCCGCTGA
- a CDS encoding 5-methylcytosine restriction system specificity protein McrC, which yields MDELSRGIVERLDPASASFLNSSGLAKASPMGMGLYRIEPVGKVGSVRTASVQLDVRPKDRLGLGRLLFLLSYAGEQGFRPDSVAAFEERELWSALAESLAQLAERALGRGVLQGYLAVDESLRTVKGRIRISDQISRRPGMLVPLEVSYDEFTEDIAENRILRAALERMGQVPRVRPEVLSRLRLLKGKLDGVTRLPSGAPLPSWKPSRMNLRYHAVLRLAELILRNASAEAGPGRQQTAAFVVDMARVFVDFVGTALREAMAAYPGELRLRYNALLSEAVRDSDRLTVQPDAVHMLGGRPVVAFNAKYKAATDSGASLTADHFQMLAHCTALAVPTAWLVYAGSGDIKLRRILNTDIDIVEFPLDLSLPPAEVLAAVQDLARQSWGEVVRQARAGEP from the coding sequence CTGGACGAGCTGTCCCGCGGGATCGTGGAGCGGCTGGATCCTGCCAGTGCTTCGTTCCTGAATTCGAGCGGGTTGGCCAAGGCCTCGCCCATGGGGATGGGGCTGTACCGGATTGAGCCGGTGGGCAAAGTGGGATCGGTGCGCACTGCCTCGGTCCAGCTGGACGTCAGGCCCAAGGACCGGCTGGGCCTTGGCCGGCTGCTGTTCCTCCTGAGTTACGCGGGGGAGCAGGGCTTCCGGCCGGACTCGGTGGCTGCCTTCGAGGAGCGGGAGCTGTGGAGTGCGCTGGCCGAGTCCCTGGCGCAGCTGGCCGAACGGGCGCTGGGACGCGGCGTCCTGCAGGGCTACCTGGCCGTGGACGAATCCCTCCGCACGGTCAAGGGACGGATCCGCATCTCGGACCAGATTTCCCGCCGGCCGGGCATGCTGGTGCCGCTGGAAGTCTCCTACGACGAATTCACCGAGGACATTGCCGAGAACCGGATCCTACGGGCGGCCCTGGAACGCATGGGCCAGGTGCCGCGGGTCCGGCCCGAAGTACTGAGCCGGCTGCGGCTGCTCAAGGGAAAGCTCGACGGCGTCACCCGGCTCCCGTCCGGTGCGCCGCTGCCGTCGTGGAAGCCCAGCAGGATGAACCTCCGGTACCACGCGGTGCTGCGGCTGGCCGAGCTCATCCTCCGCAACGCCTCGGCTGAGGCAGGGCCGGGACGGCAGCAGACGGCCGCGTTCGTGGTGGACATGGCCCGGGTGTTCGTGGATTTCGTGGGCACCGCCCTGCGTGAAGCGATGGCCGCCTACCCGGGGGAGCTGCGGCTCCGGTACAACGCGCTCCTGAGCGAAGCCGTGCGGGACTCTGACCGCCTCACCGTGCAGCCGGACGCCGTGCACATGCTCGGTGGCCGTCCCGTGGTGGCCTTCAACGCCAAGTACAAGGCCGCCACAGACTCCGGTGCTTCCCTCACCGCGGACCACTTCCAGATGCTGGCCCACTGCACGGCGCTGGCCGTGCCAACAGCGTGGCTGGTATACGCCGGATCCGGTGACATCAAGCTCCGCCGGATCCTGAACACGGATATCGACATCGTGGAGTTTCCTCTGGATCTCTCTCTGCCGCCCGCGGAGGTCCTGGCCGCCGTGCAGGACTTGGCCCGGCAGTCGTGGGGCGAAGTGGTCCGGCAGGCGCGTGCCGGCGAACCTTAG
- a CDS encoding sensor histidine kinase, with protein sequence MANPVAWSSGGLRFFRRQFHEYSLRDRVAMSQMPLFITTLLTMFLVWAFFPGTMGNPLFAAFVVSQLVLMGLCYVIPWERLPFTSFLVIPLLDFISIAVGREGGQDSLTGISLLAVFPVIWLCASGYYPKAALWLSFLAPLAIIWVPLLLKGNVTAQDLTRSLLLPVMMLGIGISVSVLTLSMMRQQRELEEKDAQLQANLRTSQRQESLLNTVLDTVHLGVLAVDADGHDVLMNRKQRANHLLASPKDNPDPNESQLLVFGPDRKTLIPVPDRPVRRAVLGETFTDYLVWLGDGRDQRAFVTTARAMKDSDGKFTGSVIAFSDVTDLVNALAAKDDFVSSVSHEFRTPLTSILGYVEILLADEPEESQQEMLEIIRRNSERLLTLVSDLLSSRNGQLIVTPHTVDVAELVRTSVSSAMPRATASGVELAAETPDQLEAHVDGARISQVLDNLVSNAIKYSPDGGNVLVSLAREDGHLECRVTDTGMGMTPEDASEVFAKFFRTSNVRRTAIPGVGLGLPISKAIVEAHGGTISVDSTLGEGTTFMFRVPV encoded by the coding sequence ATGGCTAACCCGGTGGCATGGTCGTCGGGAGGGCTGCGCTTTTTCCGGCGCCAGTTCCACGAGTACAGCCTGCGGGACCGCGTGGCCATGAGCCAGATGCCGCTGTTCATCACCACGCTGCTGACGATGTTCCTGGTGTGGGCCTTCTTCCCCGGAACAATGGGCAATCCGCTCTTCGCTGCGTTCGTCGTCTCGCAGCTCGTGCTGATGGGTCTCTGCTACGTCATCCCGTGGGAGCGGCTGCCCTTCACGAGCTTCCTGGTCATCCCCCTGCTGGACTTCATCTCCATCGCGGTGGGCCGGGAGGGCGGGCAGGACAGCCTCACCGGCATCAGCCTGCTGGCTGTCTTCCCGGTCATCTGGCTGTGCGCCTCCGGGTACTATCCCAAGGCCGCCCTTTGGTTGTCCTTCCTGGCACCGCTGGCCATCATCTGGGTTCCGCTGCTCCTGAAGGGGAACGTCACGGCCCAGGACCTCACCCGGTCCCTGCTGCTGCCGGTCATGATGCTCGGCATCGGGATCTCGGTCAGCGTCCTCACGCTCAGCATGATGCGCCAGCAACGCGAGCTGGAGGAGAAGGACGCCCAGCTCCAGGCCAACCTCCGCACCAGCCAGCGGCAGGAGTCCCTGCTGAACACCGTCCTGGATACGGTCCATTTGGGCGTGCTGGCGGTCGACGCGGACGGTCACGATGTCCTGATGAACAGGAAGCAGCGGGCCAACCACCTGCTGGCCAGCCCCAAGGACAACCCGGACCCCAACGAGTCCCAGCTGCTGGTATTCGGTCCGGACAGAAAAACCCTCATCCCGGTGCCGGACCGCCCCGTCCGCCGCGCCGTGCTGGGCGAAACCTTCACTGACTACCTCGTGTGGCTGGGCGACGGCAGGGACCAGCGCGCGTTCGTCACCACCGCCCGGGCCATGAAGGACAGCGACGGGAAGTTCACCGGCTCGGTCATTGCGTTCAGTGACGTCACGGACCTGGTGAACGCGCTGGCTGCGAAGGACGACTTCGTCTCCAGCGTCTCCCATGAGTTCCGGACGCCGCTGACGTCCATCCTCGGGTACGTGGAAATCCTGCTGGCTGACGAACCGGAGGAATCACAGCAGGAGATGCTCGAAATCATCCGCCGGAACTCCGAGCGGCTGCTGACCCTGGTATCGGACCTGCTCTCCAGCCGGAACGGGCAGCTCATCGTCACCCCGCACACCGTGGATGTGGCAGAGCTGGTGCGGACCAGCGTGTCCTCCGCCATGCCGAGGGCCACGGCATCTGGCGTGGAGCTGGCGGCCGAGACCCCGGATCAGCTTGAGGCCCACGTGGACGGGGCCAGGATTTCCCAGGTCCTGGACAACCTGGTGTCCAACGCCATCAAGTACTCCCCCGACGGCGGCAACGTCCTGGTCAGCCTGGCCCGCGAAGACGGCCACCTCGAATGCCGCGTTACGGACACCGGCATGGGGATGACCCCCGAGGACGCCTCCGAGGTATTCGCCAAGTTCTTCCGCACCAGCAACGTCCGCCGGACGGCCATCCCGGGTGTGGGGCTGGGGCTGCCCATCAGCAAGGCGATCGTCGAAGCCCACGGCGGGACCATCAGCGTGGACAGCACCCTGGGCGAGGGCACCACCTTCATGTTCCGGGTGCCGGTCTAA